From a single Bacillus gobiensis genomic region:
- the nadC gene encoding carboxylating nicotinate-nucleotide diphosphorylase → MMESFFSEDIGHGDLTADLVFREDHTCRAQLIAKENGYFSGAAVLKAGYEVLSEEVEVNCFLSDGEPLFEGDVIAEVTGPARMILTGERVILNLIQRMSGITTITRKSVAALNDPSIQICDTRKTTPGLRALEKFAVRAGGGSNHRFGLYDGIMIKDNHIAACGSIKNAVRMIKETAGHMVKIEVEIETEDQLYEAIEAGADVIMFDNCPPEKTARFAKLVPGGIILEASGGITIENLPAYSGTGVDYISLGYLTHSAKALDISLDVLIHTTKLEVK, encoded by the coding sequence ATGATGGAATCCTTTTTTTCTGAGGATATTGGCCACGGTGATCTAACAGCCGATCTAGTTTTTCGAGAGGATCATACTTGCCGGGCACAGCTGATAGCTAAAGAAAATGGTTATTTTTCAGGTGCAGCTGTATTGAAGGCGGGCTATGAAGTGTTAAGTGAGGAAGTTGAAGTAAATTGTTTTCTCAGTGATGGAGAGCCACTGTTTGAAGGAGATGTAATAGCGGAAGTTACCGGACCTGCGCGAATGATTTTAACGGGAGAACGGGTCATTTTAAATCTCATTCAGCGAATGTCAGGAATTACGACGATAACTAGAAAATCAGTTGCTGCATTAAACGACCCATCGATTCAAATATGTGACACCAGAAAGACGACACCTGGACTAAGGGCTTTGGAAAAATTCGCAGTGAGAGCGGGAGGCGGGAGTAATCATCGCTTCGGCCTATACGATGGAATCATGATTAAAGATAACCATATTGCTGCTTGCGGATCGATAAAAAATGCGGTTCGGATGATTAAAGAGACAGCCGGCCATATGGTCAAGATAGAAGTAGAGATTGAAACGGAAGATCAATTATATGAAGCAATTGAAGCAGGAGCGGACGTTATTATGTTTGATAATTGCCCGCCGGAGAAAACTGCTCGATTTGCAAAGCTCGTTCCTGGGGGAATCATACTTGAAGCTTCCGGGGGGATTACAATTGAAAATCTTCCTGCCTACAGCGGAACCGGAGTGGATTATATTTCATTAGGGTATTTAACCCATTCAGCAAAAGCATTGGATATTAGCTTGGATGTCCTTATTCATACAACAAAATTGGAGGTTAAATAA
- a CDS encoding ACT domain-containing protein has translation MKEETFYLVREDVLPDAMRKTLEVKNLIERKKAESVAEAVKQVDLSRSAYYKYRDAVFPFYTMVKEQIITLFFHLEDRSGTLSRLLSVVAQSGCNVLSIHQTIPLQGRANVTLSVSTAGMDEDIHSLMAKLKKMDFIERIEILGSGA, from the coding sequence GTGAAAGAAGAGACATTTTATTTGGTCCGAGAAGACGTTTTGCCTGATGCAATGAGAAAAACGCTTGAAGTCAAAAACTTGATCGAGCGCAAAAAAGCAGAATCTGTTGCAGAAGCGGTAAAGCAGGTCGATTTAAGCAGAAGCGCTTACTATAAATATCGCGACGCTGTTTTTCCGTTTTATACAATGGTAAAGGAACAAATCATTACTCTTTTTTTCCATCTGGAAGACCGCTCGGGAACGTTGTCACGGCTCTTGTCCGTCGTGGCACAATCGGGCTGCAACGTATTGTCGATTCACCAGACGATTCCTTTGCAAGGAAGGGCCAATGTTACACTGTCGGTCAGCACCGCTGGAATGGATGAAGATATTCATTCTTTAATGGCAAAGCTGAAAAAAATGGATTTTATAGAGAGAATTGAAATATTAGGATCAGGCGCTTAA
- a CDS encoding transcription repressor NadR, with product MQEGVKLSGEQRREQILDWLKEASAPITGTELAKKACVSRQIIVQDISLLKAKNEPIVATSQGYMYLHSTARVKKTYEKKIACSHLPEETEIELDMIVDFGVTVKDVIIEHPVYGDLTAAIHVSTRKEVGDFIKKVESTNASYLLELTGGIHIHTIVSDDESKLNEVENALYKAGILVKD from the coding sequence TTGCAAGAAGGAGTTAAATTATCGGGAGAACAAAGGAGAGAACAGATTCTTGACTGGCTAAAAGAAGCTTCTGCTCCAATTACCGGAACGGAACTCGCAAAAAAAGCTTGCGTCTCAAGACAGATCATCGTCCAGGACATCTCCTTGCTTAAAGCAAAAAATGAACCAATTGTTGCGACGAGCCAAGGTTACATGTATCTTCACTCTACAGCAAGGGTAAAGAAAACGTACGAAAAAAAAATTGCCTGCAGCCATTTGCCGGAGGAAACCGAAATTGAATTAGATATGATCGTTGATTTTGGCGTAACAGTTAAGGATGTAATTATTGAGCATCCTGTTTATGGAGATTTAACTGCAGCGATACATGTAAGCACAAGAAAAGAAGTCGGTGATTTTATAAAAAAAGTGGAGTCGACAAATGCTTCATATTTGTTGGAATTAACAGGCGGCATTCACATTCACACCATTGTATCTGACGACGAAAGCAAATTAAACGAAGTAGAAAACGCCCTATACAAGGCTGGGATTCTTGTAAAAGATTAA
- the nadA gene encoding quinolinate synthase NadA → MSILDLIKMEDKMMPAHYKTLTEKEMEERVQSIKKRFGNRLIIPGHHYQKNEVIQFADFTGDSLQLAQMAKKNTEAEYIVFCGVHFMAETADMLTSKQQTVVLPDMRAGCSMADMANMQQTERCWEQLTDRFGDTIIPLTYVNSTAEIKAFVGMHGGATVTSSNAKEVVKWALSQKKRILFLPDQHLGRNTAFDLGIPLTEMAVWDPIEDRLDYEGEAERLQVILWKGHCSVHEKFTTNHIEATRKRDPEIKIIVHPECTREVVSLADYSGSTKMIIDTINQSEPGTKWSIGTEMNLVERIIESHPDKQIESLNPYMCPCLTMNRIDLPHLLWSLEQIEKGEPVGVIKVPEEVTVHALGALDRMLSLT, encoded by the coding sequence ATGTCTATATTAGATCTGATCAAAATGGAAGACAAGATGATGCCTGCCCATTATAAAACATTGACAGAGAAAGAAATGGAGGAACGAGTTCAATCGATAAAAAAACGTTTCGGGAATAGGCTGATTATTCCCGGACACCATTATCAAAAAAATGAAGTGATCCAATTTGCCGATTTTACTGGAGATTCACTGCAGCTTGCACAAATGGCGAAAAAAAATACAGAAGCAGAATATATTGTTTTCTGCGGTGTTCATTTTATGGCTGAAACTGCCGATATGCTGACATCCAAACAGCAAACTGTCGTATTGCCGGACATGAGAGCAGGCTGTTCAATGGCTGATATGGCAAACATGCAGCAAACAGAACGCTGCTGGGAACAGCTGACGGATCGTTTTGGAGACACGATCATTCCGTTAACTTACGTAAATTCAACAGCAGAAATTAAAGCCTTTGTCGGTATGCATGGGGGAGCAACTGTAACATCCTCCAATGCAAAGGAAGTTGTCAAATGGGCACTTTCACAGAAAAAACGGATTCTCTTTTTGCCGGATCAGCATTTGGGACGCAATACTGCTTTTGATTTAGGTATTCCATTAACTGAAATGGCTGTGTGGGATCCAATCGAGGATCGGCTCGATTACGAGGGAGAAGCAGAAAGGCTTCAGGTAATTCTTTGGAAAGGGCATTGTTCGGTTCATGAAAAATTCACAACAAATCATATTGAAGCAACAAGAAAAAGAGATCCCGAAATCAAAATTATTGTCCATCCGGAATGCACAAGAGAAGTTGTCAGTCTTGCTGACTATTCGGGATCAACCAAAATGATCATAGACACCATCAATCAGTCGGAGCCGGGAACAAAATGGTCAATCGGGACTGAAATGAATTTGGTAGAGCGCATCATAGAGAGCCATCCAGACAAACAAATCGAATCGTTGAATCCGTATATGTGTCCATGCCTTACAATGAACCGGATCGATTTGCCGCATCTGTTATGGTCACTTGAACAAATAGAAAAAGGTGAGCCTGTCGGAGTTATTAAAGTGCCCGAAGAAGTTACAGTTCATGCGCTCGGTGCACTAGATCGTATGCTGAGCTTAACATGA
- the pheA gene encoding prephenate dehydratase encodes MNVAYLGPEATFTHLAVTSCFRNEITAKPYITIPECMDAAMNREVDLAVVPLENAIEGSVNLTIDYLIHEQPLQIVGEIVSPIRQHLLVHPSRKDTWQNIEKIESHPHAIAQCHRFLRQYFKTTPFDYTTSTGAAAKFVSEHPECNMGVIANEMAAKIYQLEIVKEDIHDYDNNYTRFAILQRPNQDAALPVKNQSSVDKTTLMVTLPNDRTGALHQVLSAFAWRQINLSKIESRPTKAGVWDYFFIIDIEMKLDDVLIPGAIAEIEALGCGVKLLGSYSSYLL; translated from the coding sequence ATGAACGTCGCTTATTTGGGGCCAGAAGCAACCTTTACACACCTTGCGGTTACTTCATGTTTTCGTAACGAAATTACAGCAAAACCATACATAACGATCCCGGAATGCATGGACGCAGCTATGAATAGAGAAGTTGACCTGGCTGTTGTCCCGTTGGAAAATGCCATTGAGGGATCCGTCAATCTGACCATTGATTATTTAATTCATGAACAGCCTTTGCAAATCGTTGGAGAAATTGTCTCTCCGATTCGGCAGCATTTGCTGGTTCATCCCAGCAGGAAAGATACTTGGCAAAACATTGAAAAAATTGAGTCGCACCCTCATGCGATAGCACAATGCCATCGATTTTTACGCCAATACTTTAAAACAACACCGTTTGATTATACAACGTCAACGGGAGCGGCAGCAAAGTTTGTTAGTGAACATCCGGAATGCAATATGGGAGTGATTGCGAATGAAATGGCTGCGAAGATCTACCAGCTTGAAATCGTAAAAGAAGATATCCACGACTATGACAATAACTATACCCGATTTGCAATTTTGCAGCGGCCAAATCAGGATGCTGCCTTACCAGTAAAGAATCAATCGTCAGTGGATAAAACAACATTAATGGTAACTCTTCCAAATGACAGAACAGGTGCGTTGCATCAAGTTTTGTCCGCCTTTGCATGGAGACAAATCAACCTGTCAAAAATAGAATCCCGGCCAACAAAAGCCGGTGTTTGGGACTATTTTTTCATAATAGACATTGAGATGAAGCTTGATGATGTATTAATCCCTGGAGCTATCGCTGAAATTGAGGCGCTCGGCTGCGGTGTCAAGCTTTTGGGATCGTACAGCTCCTATCTGCTGTAA
- a CDS encoding IscS subfamily cysteine desulfurase: MIYLDYAATTPMCEPALTALQKLSSDIYANSRSLHDGGEMANRILDYSREQLAHSIGGQANGLYFTSGGSESNWLAIYSLLLGLPKGKRHFVTTTVEHPSIISTAEYVKQIGFEVSFVAPDKNGLITSEALLNKLRPDTGLVSIQHANSETGVIQPLAELSCELKERGILLHTDAVQTFGKLPINILQLGVDAISFASHKIYGPKGIGAVYIRPDVFWKPVFPHTSHEKGFRPGTVNVPGAGAFAAAAEWIIKRQDQQSQKYEHLRKRLVCDVKEQKLSLQPALSNSTAKILPHIFGCFFPPYEGQYVMLESNRKGICLSTGTACSAEKQEPSQALTSLGYSKEKARQFIRISFGYETTDADIASLLQVLKQLQKNKKGAAAIARRS; this comes from the coding sequence ATGATTTATCTTGACTACGCAGCCACTACTCCGATGTGTGAGCCGGCTCTTACCGCCTTGCAAAAACTAAGCTCCGACATTTACGCAAATTCGAGAAGCCTTCACGATGGCGGTGAGATGGCGAATAGAATTCTTGACTACAGCAGGGAACAGCTTGCTCATTCTATCGGCGGGCAAGCTAACGGCTTGTATTTTACAAGTGGGGGATCTGAATCAAACTGGCTTGCCATTTATTCTCTTTTATTAGGCCTGCCAAAAGGCAAGCGCCATTTTGTCACTACGACCGTTGAACACCCATCCATCATAAGCACTGCAGAATATGTAAAACAAATTGGCTTTGAAGTTTCTTTTGTTGCGCCTGACAAAAACGGCTTAATTACAAGCGAAGCTCTCCTGAATAAACTTCGGCCCGATACAGGACTTGTTTCCATTCAGCATGCCAACAGTGAGACCGGAGTAATCCAGCCACTTGCGGAGCTGTCCTGTGAATTAAAGGAAAGAGGAATTCTCCTTCACACCGATGCTGTTCAAACCTTTGGAAAACTGCCGATAAACATCCTTCAGCTTGGAGTGGATGCCATTTCATTTGCGAGCCACAAAATTTACGGACCTAAAGGAATTGGAGCCGTTTATATCAGGCCCGACGTATTTTGGAAACCTGTCTTTCCCCATACGTCCCATGAGAAAGGCTTTCGGCCCGGCACCGTAAATGTTCCCGGCGCTGGAGCTTTTGCGGCAGCTGCAGAATGGATCATCAAAAGACAGGATCAACAGTCACAAAAATACGAGCATCTTCGTAAAAGATTAGTCTGTGATGTAAAAGAACAAAAGCTTTCATTACAGCCCGCTCTTTCAAATTCGACGGCGAAGATCCTTCCTCACATTTTCGGTTGTTTTTTTCCTCCTTATGAAGGACAATATGTTATGTTAGAAAGTAATCGCAAAGGAATTTGCCTATCTACCGGAACAGCTTGCTCAGCAGAAAAACAGGAGCCATCACAAGCACTCACCTCGCTGGGCTATTCTAAAGAGAAGGCCCGGCAATTCATTCGCATATCTTTCGGTTATGAGACTACAGATGCAGACATCGCATCTTTACTTCAAGTATTGAAACAATTACAAAAAAATAAGAAAGGGGCTGCTGCGATTGCAAGAAGGAGTTAA